The Geobacter metallireducens GS-15 region GGAGCTTGACCTGGAGGTTGAGGGGAAGCTCACCGATTTCGTCCAGGAAGAGTGTCCCCTTGTGGGCATATTCCACCTTCCCCTGAACCCGGGCCATTGCTCCAGTGAACGCGCCCTTCTCATGCCCGAACAGCTCTGATTCAAGAAGATTTTCAGGGATAGCACCGCAGTTGATGGGGATGAACGGGCCGTCCTTGCGCAGACTCTGAGCGTGGATGGCGCGAGCCACAAGCTCCTTGCCGGTGCCACTCTCGCCGTGGATAAGAACAGAGATGTCAGAGGTGGCAACCTTCCTGATCGTCGAAAATACCTGCTGCATCTCGGCACACTGGCCGATTATCCCTTTGACATCCGGGCCGCTCCCCCCAAGGGCGCTCTGCAGGCGACGGTTCTCATCCTCAAGGGTCTGCAGGTGAAAAGCCCGCTTGATTATAACCTTGAGCTCATTCAGATCGATGGGCTTCTGGTAAAAGTCATAGGCCCCCATCTGCACCGCCTTCACGGCGTTCTCCTTCCCCTCGTTACCGGTAATGACGATCACCTTTGCGTCGGGGGCAATGCGAAGCATCTCACCGAGGCAGCGAAACCCCTCTTCTGAACTGTCCTCATGGGGAGGGAGCCCCAGGTCGAGAGTAACGACCTGGGGGCGGTGCTTGCGGAAGAGTTCCAGCGCCTCTGTGCCATCGGCGGCCAGATGAAGGGAATACTCCTTCCCAATCCCCCATCGAAGCTGACGGCGGATATCCTCGTTGTCATCAACTATGAGCAGCTTTTCCATCAATTGCACCTCAGATGAATTCCGGTTCGGTTATCCCGATCCGACCCTGATCACCGCAGTTAAACCATACGGTGAAAACCGTACCAACCCCAACGGTACTTGCCACGTCTATTCGTCCGCCGTGGGCCTCGACGATCTGCCGACATTGATAGAGGCCAATGCCGAGCCCTTTTTTCTTGGTGGTCTTGAACGGCGAGAAGAGTTGCGTCCGAAGGAACTCTTCCGGTATCCCGCAGCCGGAATCACTGACCCGGATGAATGGGGCGCTTCCGGCGCCGACCTCGACCATCACGGGCCCCTTGCCGTCCGTTGCCTCAAGGGCGTTCACCAGAAGATTCATCACCACTTTCTGAATCTCCTCTCGATCCACCTCCGCGGAAGTATCGCTACCGGTGACTGAAATCCCCCCGTTTCCCGGCACCATGGCCGCAGTGTCGACGGCGAGACGGTGGAGGTCGACCAGCTCAAGCTCCAGCGACCGTTTCTCCGGCAGGTTTTTTAGGCGCGAGATCAGCACCTTCATGCGGTTGACCGTGTTCGAAAGGGTGTCAAGCAAGTCGTCCTGAAACTCAGGGTCGGCAATATGCTCCCGACCGTTGTCCACTGTCAGCGACAGCGTGTAGACCAAATTCTTGAGGTCGTGGATAATGAAGGCCGAAACCCGGCCCATGACTTCCAGTTCCCTCGAACGGGCCAGTTGTTCGGAAAGACGGTAGTTCATAAGCGCCGACGCCGCCTGACGGGCAAGGGTCTTCATCAGGTCGTAGTCCTCGTAAAGATACTGTTCATTCTTGTTGACGGGCCTGCCGAGGACCAGCACGGCCTCCAACCTGTCGGGGCCGAAAAGCGGCACCAGGAACTGAATGCCATTGGCGGCGAAATAGGTTTCCTGCTCGGGAAGGCAAACGGGCGAGTCCTCCCGCAGATTGATAACCCATGACCGTTCGATCATGGGAGTCAGGACCGGATCATCCGGTCTCAGGACGGCGCCAGTGCTCGGGAGTTCGTGGCCGGCTGCCCAGTTGAACTCGTTGCTATCGGCATTGCGAACAAACAGTCCACCGCACCCCATGGCGAATATCGCGCAGTAGCCAGAAAGAATGGCCGCCATCAGTTCCTCCCCCTGCCGTGCCGAAGCCAGGCGATCGGTGAACTGAAGCCACTGGGTACGATAGTCGTACTTGCTCTGGTAGAAATTCTTGTGGATAAAGACCTTGACCTTGCGCTTTGCGCTCTCTGAAAGGAGCACCACCAGGAGGCAGATGCCGACGATAAACGCCCCCCCAAGTGCAAGTGTCTTCTGGTGTCCTTCCCCAAAATACCGGAGTCCCTCCCCCATAATCCCCAGAGCAACCAGGTAGAGACCCACCGCAAAGAGGACCACTGACTTGTACGCCATGCTTCTGGAGACGGCGATCCTGACCCCGTTGCCGCGAACCAGCAGGGAATAGAGCATCATCCCCAAGGCAAGGATGAAGACCAGGGACCGTAGCGGCATCAGGTTCATGTTTATAGTCCGGTAGAGGAGCCCCTGGCTGTAATAAAATATGAGCACGGCCAGGAAACTTCCCGCACCGATGAAGTCGAACTTGATCTTCCACCGCGACGAAAGCGAAGCGTTGCTGAACGTGGCCTCCAGATTGATAAGCGAGATCACAACGTAGACCAGGAGCCCGCAGTAGAAGACATATCCGGCGTTTGAGAGGAAAAGTATCCGCTCGGAATCAAAGTCGGGCGAGTAGAAAAACATTGAGCGCGGGAGTGCGAGGACAGCGGCGGGAAATATCAGGCTTGCCGTCAGGAAAATCCTCTGGACGATCGTGACGAACCGAACAGCCACGGTGCGGGCATGGGTGAGGCTGAAGGCGAGCCATGCCGCCGGCACAACCCCTTCGGCAATGAGGCTGTAACGCTTCCAATCGAGAGGATCACCGAAGTACCCTGCCACTGCGGCCAAATCGCAGAATTCAACGGACGCCGAGACCGCAATGGCCACCACGGACAGATAAGCGGCGATGGTGCGCCCGCTCCGCCAGAGCGTACACGAAACGTAGACCGCAGCCAGGAGCAGAGCTATCGATGAAAGGACGATCTGAATCATTCGTTACCCGTAACGCTACAGCCTCCAGAGCCTGATGCCAGCGGCACGGACCGCGGCTGGATCATAGATACCCTTCACATCCACGAGCACCGGCCCGTCCCCCATCAGCCCCTTGACCCCTTCCACAGACAGTTCCCGGTAGTCGCGATGCGCAACCGCGGCAACCACCGCAGCCGCAGGTCTCAACTCCCCGAAGGGGACGAGCCGGACGCCATACTCGTGGGAAGCCTCTCCCGCATCGGCCAAGGGGTCGTGCACCTGGACCTCGACGCCGTAATCCTCCAACTCGCGAATGATGTCGATCACCTTGGAGTTACGGAGATCGGGGCAGTCCTCCTTGAAGGTGAGTCCCAGCACCGTCACCGTGCAGCCACGTACGCAATGCCCCGCATGGATCATCCCCTTCACCGCCTGCTGGGCGATATACTTCCCCATGCCGTCGTTGATCCGGCGGCCCGCCAGAATGACCTGGGGGATGTAACCGATCTTCTCCGCCTTGTGGGTCAGATAGTAGGGGTCGACGCCGATGCAGTGTCCGCCCACGAGCCCCGGCCGGAACTTCAGGAAGTTCCACTTGGTTCCGGCCGCCTCCAGCACATCATTGGTGTCGATGCCGAGACGGCCAAAGATAATTGCCAACTCGTTCATGAGGGCGATATTCAGATCCCGCTGGGTATTCTCGATGACCTTTGCCGCCTCGGCCACCTTGATGCTCGCCGCCCGGTGAACCCCGGCCGTCACCACCGACTCATAGACCTGGGCGACGGTCTCCAGGGTCGCCGCATCCTGCCCCGCCACCACTTTCTTGATCTTCGTAAAGGTATGTTCCTTGTCGCCGGGGTTGATCCGCTCGGGGCTGTAGCCAACCGTGAAGTCACTGCCGCTCTTCAGACCCGACACCCTCTCCAGCACCGGCACGCACTCATCCTCGGTGACACCGGGGTAGACCGTTGACTCGTACACGACGATGTCACCCTTTTCCAGGGCCTTGCCCACTGTTTCCGATGCCTTCAGCATCAGGGTGAGATCGGGCTGGTTGGCCTCGTCAACCGGCGTCGGCACGGCGACGATATGAAAATCCGCCTGCTTCAGCTCGTCGATGGAATCGGTAAAAAGGATATCAGCAGCCTTCAGATCCTCCGTTTCCACTTCCCCTGTCCGGTCATGTCCTTCCTTGAGCTCTCTGATGCGCACCGGGTTGATGTCGAAACCGACCGTTTTCCTGACCTTGCCAAAAGCCACCGCCACGGGTAGCCCCACGTAGCCGAGGCCCACGACGGAAACCGTACGATTGAGTGAATTCATGAATGCTCCTTGTCAGTTATTGTCAGAGACAGCGTTGCCGGCTGTCACGCTACAATGAATATATTTTTACCAGACTGCACTATATCCGTAAAGAATTTCGACACAAAAAAGAAACTGCGTGACAAATGTAAACTGTTCCGACAGACAGACTCTGGTATACTCTGGGTCGAACCCAAGGAGAGACTCCATGCCCCTCAATAAATTCCTCATCGTTGCCGTTTTCGTTGCCATTACCGCTGCAAGCGCCCTAGCCGGCGACAAGCTGAAGCCCTATGCTGCAACTCCAGACCGGGTTCTCGTCATCTACAACGCCGACTGGAAAAACCGGAGTGAAGGGAGCGCCGCTGAACAGGATTCGCGGGAAGTGGCCGAGTACTTCGCGGCCATGCACGCCGACCCGAAATCCGGGAAGAAACCCTATCTCCTCGGCCTGAGTTGCCGTCACCCGGGCAAGAAACATCTGAATGACTGGGCCATCCGGGAAGCGAGCACCGATAACCGCAACGGCATCGCGTTCAGAGGCAAGGGCCCGGCCCCGGGCCGTGGTGAACTGATCCGTGATTCACGCAAGGTGGAAGTCCACATTTCAGAGCCGGACGCCGACTGGGAGACCCTCCGCATTTCCTGCCGTTCCGAGGTGACCGGAGAGGAAAAAGTCGTCCCCCCAATCTCAACGGCTTTGCAAATCAGCGGCATTCCGGCCAAACCGGGTAACGATGCCGTCTATCCTCCCCCTGCGGACGGCAAGGGCAGAAGCATCCGGCTCGACGCCACCAGGTTCTTTGCCGGAACCGTCACCGTTTCTATCACTTTGAAGAACCATGCCGGCACGGTGCTTCGAGACCTCAAGCTCCGCTACCATGACATCCGGAACTTCATTTTCTCCCCCACCGGTCCCGATAACATTCCCGACGACAAAATCCTTGAGGAAGATCTGCTGACACCAGTGAGAACGTTCCTCGAAGACCCACGAAATGCCCTTCCCGACGGCACACGCCTCAAGGATCACATTCTCTATATCGTCGTGGTGCATGGCGTCCCCTATGCGGGAAACGGCATCTTCGGCGTCGACCACGGCGTCACCTCAAGCTGGGGCGAACACGGATCCCTCACCTCTGTCGAGCAGCGGCTGCAGACCATCTACTACCCTTGGGCAACCCTGCGGCCCCCCGTAATCTCTCTCTACAATTCCCGGGGAAAAGACTCCGACAAGGGGGTAATCAATCACCTGATAACGACAGCCATGCGGAATCCCCTCGGGGGAGCCCGCTGGAATCCCTACATGCACCCCGACACCTACTCCTACCTGCAGAAAGGAGCGCCTCCCCCCACCTTCATCAACCTCCCTCCCTTTGAGCGGGAGCGTCGGGAAAAGAAAGGAGCCTTCTTCGCCTACGCCGTCTCACGCATTGACGGTAACACCCCCGAAGAGGCCAAGCGGCTGATTGACTACGCCGTCTACGCCTCGAAGTACCTTCGCTCCGAAATGGATGCCGAAGAGCGGGTCGACACCCTGAAACGCTTCTTGACGCCGAAGCTTTCTTCGCTCCTCGAATCGGCGGTCGTGGAGAAATCATCGGGGGGGAAAGAACTCGCTGCCCTCGGTTTCCCGATCCGAGAATCGGAGGGTGGCCAAGGGGTTCCCTTCATGGTCCGTCCCGCAAGCGACACAGCAAGCCCCGACAAATCCGGTACGAGAGACTGGCGGCGATCCGGATTCTACCCAGGTGGGATTGAACGCTTTGTGAAAAGCTCCAACGGCCTCAACAAAAAAGACGCCGGCATCTGGCAGCTCATATCTCAGGGAGTCACCGTTACTGCGGCAGGCTCGCCAGCCGGCAGCGGCGGTCCCCACATTACCAACACAACCTTCTGGGATAACCGGGTTCTGCTGAAATATCTCTTGCGCGGCAGAGACCTTGGGGAATGCTTTCTCCGTTCCACCTATCACGTGAACTGGTCCACGTCGCTGATCGGCGATCCCCTCTTCCACCCCGACCTGAACCATACCATCGTGGACGAGACCCCGCCGCGGGCGTCCAAGGGACTCGCTATCCAGTGGGCAGTCAGAGACGGCAAAGCCACTGCCATGGTCGGCACTGAGCTGGACTTCGATCCGAGCGCACCGGAAGTAGCCCTCATGAATGTCACCGTCACGGCAGCCGATACTCAGCCTTCCACAACCCGAACGGCTCTTTATTCGCGGAGGCCAACTATTGCCGTCACCGGCTTGAAACCCGGCAGCTCCTATCACTTCACCGCAGAACTGACCGATCCTTACGGAAATCGGTCCGTCCTGCGCGAGGTCGTCAGCGCAGCTCCCGGATCAGGGCAATAATCCTGCCGCGAACCTCATCAAAGCTTCCAGGCGGCCATGCGCCGTAACTCCCTTCCGCTGCAGAGGGTCCGGCGCCAAGGCTTGCCCTGATGCGCTCCAGTTCCCGCTCGACGTGGACACCCCGCCCGTCGCCCCGCGACTTAGCCCTGTTAATCAGTTCACGAAGTGCCAGGATATAACGGTAGTCGTTAATGCCGTCCCGGATCGTCTCCCAGACTGGTGTAGAGATCGGACCGGCAGCGCCCGGATAGGCCACCATGACCTCGGGACCGTCCAGCACGGTGAAGGGGTTGCCATTGCTCCCCTGGCTCATCTGGTAGGTCCAGGGAACAACGCCGTTTACCCCCCAGCGCCACGCGCCGAAGCCGAAAACATAACGGGTATAGCTCAGATTCTGCCCTGTCAGTGCCCCGTTAGGATAGATCCACCACTCATGCGCTGTTTTCCTGAGTCTGTCGGCCTCAGCATCGTCATCCGGGTCGCCGGTACAGATTACATCCACTTGCGGCCAAGGGCGGGTAATCAGGGTTCTGAAACCCATCTCGCGCACGATTCGATGGAGCGTTTCGCCGACGTTAGTGCGCACCTGGTCCCGACGGTCCGGCTCATCCACCACCTGGATCAACACCCGTTCCTTCGCAATTCCCCTTTCGCGGCACAGCCGTTCCAACTCGGAGAGAAGAGCCCGTAGACGCCGGACGGCCACCTCTTCGTCATACAACAGAATGCTCCCGGGATGTTGCGGCTTGGCTGTATGGAGCAGATGCCCGAGATACCAGACAAAGGGACCGGAAAATCCCTGACTGCGATATGACCCAAGGGCCGCCTTCAGCCCTTCGAGCACGGGTTGCCCCTTGTCGTCAGTGCGATAGAAGAAGTGGGAATGGGGATAGGCAACGTTCATGCCGTGGGCGCGGAAATCCCGATAGATCTCCTCTCCCCGCTTGACGAGGGTTCGCCTCTCCTCAGCGCTCCATCCGGGATTATCCAACTCGTAGAAGGCGTAATCCATCATCATGCCATAGCGGATGTCCGGATCCGGCAGCGTCAACGGCAGGACTTCAACCGTCAGTGGCAGTTCGGCAACCGTCCCTGCATGGTTGCGAACCATCAAGGCCCCACGGTAAATGCCGGAAACCGCACCTACAGGAATGGCAACAGTGATCCAGAAACTCCGCGTCTCATCATGACCGACCGTCACCGCGCCCTGTTCGATCAGCCGTGGTGCCCGACGCACCTGGAGCGCAGTCTGCTCCGCGTCCTCCCGAACCACTTCGTTCAAGTCTTTGACCACGCCACAGAGAACCGCCCCAGACAGTATCGAGCCACTGACGCTTCGCAGGGGCGTCACTTCAAGAGACACGACACCGAGATCCCGTTTCCCCCGCAGAGAAACCGCAACAGCCTGGGTCTCACCCCGTGCCAAGCAGATGCTCACCCCATTATCCACCGAACCCTTGCCAGGCACACTGTCACTGAAGACCCGCTCCTGGGGGCTATGGGCAAAGAGAATCCCGTCGTCGGTATCGACCCGAGCCGAGACCGAACGGATCGAATGGCTACCAGCCAGTGGTTGATCCGCAACACATCGGAACGGTTTGTACTCATACCCCTTTGCCACAAACCTCCGTCCAAGCTGGTTGCGTCGGAACTCGTGGAGGAGGTCGGCCACGACATGGCCGCCAGGGTCCATCACGCGTATCTGAACTGAATAAATGCCATCTGGAATGGAATAGGGACGTTCAGGATCAAGGAGGTCTGCCTGGTGGGGGATGTCGAAGCCGAAACTTCCCGTGGGGCCATCAAGCCGGCAGATAGTGTCCCGTCCGAGTGGCACCCCGTCACGGCGCAATTCCCCCTGCACTGTCAGCCGGTCATAGAGAATGCCTCCCGCATCGACCTTGAATCCGACAATCAGGGACGAGCGCATCTGTGGCTGCCGGAGGGTAATTACACGGTCACGGAGCTGGTAGGAGACAATATGCACTCCCGTTCGGGAACAACCCGAGACACCGGAAAAGAGGAGCACCAGAATCGCGCAGAGTGTACCGACTGCACAGAAACCAGTGCCCACATTTCTCTTCACTTGGTCCCCCGCAACAGCCCCGTTCCGGCCTTGCGGTTTATCAACACACTGTCAGAGCCGGTCAAACCTTCACCATTTTCGGCAACGACACGTATTAAGTGGAGCCCTGGGGCCATCAAGCAGGTATCCACACTCGTCTCGAAGGGGGGCTTCGTCATCTTCTGCACCAAGGTTCCGTCCACCAAAACTGAAACCGCCACTACGCCACCCGGGTTCCCTTTCCCCTTCGAGGCGATGAGTTCCACCTTGACCGGAAATGCCCCATCAACGGATGAACGGTCGGTTGGAGAGACGATACGAACGACTGGCTTGCTGTTGTCGATGGTGAAGTGCACCCGCTTCTCTGAAGCAGGCTTCGCCCCCCCCGTATAGCAATACAGAACTACCGAGGCGGGGCCGTCGGCAAAGAGCCGCGTATCGAGCTTGTACCCCTTGCCTCCCCACACGTAGGGCGGAAGTCCATACTCCCTCCAGGCGTAACGATCCTTCGCACCAGGCTCCTGGAGGTAAAACTCAACGAAATCCACAACGGAAGGGTTACTGACCCGCGCTTCGATGGAGATTTCCCCGTGAACTGTCGTCCCCTCCCTGGGCGAGAGGAATTCGATGGCAGGCGGAATGTCGGCGCCCCATGACACATCGGCCAAGGCAAGGCCTGCCAGAAGCATCCTCATTGTTAACTTCGCGGCCAACTTCGCCATAATTATATCCCCTTGCAACTGCGATACGCGTCAAGGTCAACCGGCACGGCCATGGCCGCCGGTGCCCGTTTTCCGGGTGCCCGAGTCAGATTGGCGGGAGGATGAACCTGCACGTACACCGTGTGAACACCCTTGAGCTGCGCAATGTCCCACTTCACCGAAACATTCCGGTGCTCCAGGGGAAGAAGCCGCGATATCGTCTCACGGCCGATTACTTTGCCACCTTTGGCAGGGTTGCCGTCATACACCGTCACCTCGACAGCTTCTCCTGTCCCGTGATCGTCCAGGAAAAGGCCATAATCTGCTGAGTTGCTGAAATTGCGAACCGAAGCAACAACGGCAAGTGACTGTGAATGGTCCTTGGCCCTTTCAAAACGGATAAAGGATTCCGAGGGAATCCGCACGTCCGGGGGATTCAACACCTTGACAATCCGCGAGAACACATTGTTGGCCTTGTCCGATTCAGCCACTCGGTTATCCGGATCCACAACGGCGTACACCGGCACGCCAGGATTAGCGGCCCTGCCCGCGAGCTTCCGTGTAGCCTTCCATTGCACACGGGCCAAACCGGTTCCCCCCACAGGTATACGCGATATCGTGTCTCTGCCGATTTCAACCCCGCCCTGTGCAGGATTGCCGAGATAGACAGCAACCGGCACGTTATGTGCCTCTGCTGCCCCCCGATTGGTCACCCGTGCGCTCACCGTAATCTCTTCACCCTCAAAAGGTGTTTCCTTGGAAAGCGTGATCGGCAGATCGTCGTGCCAGTTGTACGTTACCCTTACCGTTCGCCGGGCCTGAGACCCATCGGAGAAGGTTATACGGTTATCGCCCGGCCGCAGCGCCGGTAAACACCGAGGGTTATAGGCCAGCACCGATGCACTATCCAGGTGATAGGCGCCCACATCGCGGGGGGATTTCCCAGCGCGCATCCTCAGTCGCATCAGGTAAGAATATTTCCAGGGAACGTCCGTGGTCACCTGCTGGGTCTGGGCGGTTACTACCGAAGCCTTGACGGTCCCTGTCGCGTCGGCGCGCCAGAGGGAAACCCACCGCTTACCGTTGTCCGTTGAGATATCTATTGCCGCCGAATCTCCGGTC contains the following coding sequences:
- a CDS encoding Ig-like domain-containing protein, with protein sequence MAKLAAKLTMRMLLAGLALADVSWGADIPPAIEFLSPREGTTVHGEISIEARVSNPSVVDFVEFYLQEPGAKDRYAWREYGLPPYVWGGKGYKLDTRLFADGPASVVLYCYTGGAKPASEKRVHFTIDNSKPVVRIVSPTDRSSVDGAFPVKVELIASKGKGNPGGVVAVSVLVDGTLVQKMTKPPFETSVDTCLMAPGLHLIRVVAENGEGLTGSDSVLINRKAGTGLLRGTK
- a CDS encoding nucleotide sugar dehydrogenase — its product is MNSLNRTVSVVGLGYVGLPVAVAFGKVRKTVGFDINPVRIRELKEGHDRTGEVETEDLKAADILFTDSIDELKQADFHIVAVPTPVDEANQPDLTLMLKASETVGKALEKGDIVVYESTVYPGVTEDECVPVLERVSGLKSGSDFTVGYSPERINPGDKEHTFTKIKKVVAGQDAATLETVAQVYESVVTAGVHRAASIKVAEAAKVIENTQRDLNIALMNELAIIFGRLGIDTNDVLEAAGTKWNFLKFRPGLVGGHCIGVDPYYLTHKAEKIGYIPQVILAGRRINDGMGKYIAQQAVKGMIHAGHCVRGCTVTVLGLTFKEDCPDLRNSKVIDIIRELEDYGVEVQVHDPLADAGEASHEYGVRLVPFGELRPAAAVVAAVAHRDYRELSVEGVKGLMGDGPVLVDVKGIYDPAAVRAAGIRLWRL
- a CDS encoding CARDB domain-containing protein; the encoded protein is MCRSIRLTAMAAFLVIMGGAACSGKPVLPDLTLEGGDRSYSELITAQQHSFSIHTPSDAPLENSSIRIEVNEGESLTPRLRSSGSVDCSSLASVVAGVVAPGMTAEEKALALWRFVMDSCYHGRWGTSLDGLEHLNVYGYGYCGTYAAVLESLWWTAGLTARHVNIGNHAATEVYYNNDWHYIDADTRTYFLLKDNRTIASLDELNDNVELWTMLRRGSSRKAGKKYYYMTMHPNGHGRSPVYTNDFTMAKGDVLTLDWQSRGKWCLNRGQEGGKEPAGEPPFYGNGLFTFHRDFKDRSQSRSGLVSSTNIDWQDAAAGYLHPQHAKQEASLVYRVKTPYFIPETTLSGSFFRKGTGDSAAIDISTDNGKRWVSLWRADATGTVKASVVTAQTQQVTTDVPWKYSYLMRLRMRAGKSPRDVGAYHLDSASVLAYNPRCLPALRPGDNRITFSDGSQARRTVRVTYNWHDDLPITLSKETPFEGEEITVSARVTNRGAAEAHNVPVAVYLGNPAQGGVEIGRDTISRIPVGGTGLARVQWKATRKLAGRAANPGVPVYAVVDPDNRVAESDKANNVFSRIVKVLNPPDVRIPSESFIRFERAKDHSQSLAVVASVRNFSNSADYGLFLDDHGTGEAVEVTVYDGNPAKGGKVIGRETISRLLPLEHRNVSVKWDIAQLKGVHTVYVQVHPPANLTRAPGKRAPAAMAVPVDLDAYRSCKGI
- the prsK gene encoding XrtA/PEP-CTERM system histidine kinase PrsK encodes the protein MIQIVLSSIALLLAAVYVSCTLWRSGRTIAAYLSVVAIAVSASVEFCDLAAVAGYFGDPLDWKRYSLIAEGVVPAAWLAFSLTHARTVAVRFVTIVQRIFLTASLIFPAAVLALPRSMFFYSPDFDSERILFLSNAGYVFYCGLLVYVVISLINLEATFSNASLSSRWKIKFDFIGAGSFLAVLIFYYSQGLLYRTINMNLMPLRSLVFILALGMMLYSLLVRGNGVRIAVSRSMAYKSVVLFAVGLYLVALGIMGEGLRYFGEGHQKTLALGGAFIVGICLLVVLLSESAKRKVKVFIHKNFYQSKYDYRTQWLQFTDRLASARQGEELMAAILSGYCAIFAMGCGGLFVRNADSNEFNWAAGHELPSTGAVLRPDDPVLTPMIERSWVINLREDSPVCLPEQETYFAANGIQFLVPLFGPDRLEAVLVLGRPVNKNEQYLYEDYDLMKTLARQAASALMNYRLSEQLARSRELEVMGRVSAFIIHDLKNLVYTLSLTVDNGREHIADPEFQDDLLDTLSNTVNRMKVLISRLKNLPEKRSLELELVDLHRLAVDTAAMVPGNGGISVTGSDTSAEVDREEIQKVVMNLLVNALEATDGKGPVMVEVGAGSAPFIRVSDSGCGIPEEFLRTQLFSPFKTTKKKGLGIGLYQCRQIVEAHGGRIDVASTVGVGTVFTVWFNCGDQGRIGITEPEFI
- the prsR gene encoding PEP-CTERM-box response regulator transcription factor encodes the protein MEKLLIVDDNEDIRRQLRWGIGKEYSLHLAADGTEALELFRKHRPQVVTLDLGLPPHEDSSEEGFRCLGEMLRIAPDAKVIVITGNEGKENAVKAVQMGAYDFYQKPIDLNELKVIIKRAFHLQTLEDENRRLQSALGGSGPDVKGIIGQCAEMQQVFSTIRKVATSDISVLIHGESGTGKELVARAIHAQSLRKDGPFIPINCGAIPENLLESELFGHEKGAFTGAMARVQGKVEYAHKGTLFLDEIGELPLNLQVKLLRFLQEKAIQRVGGREDISIDSRIIAATNVDIVRAMEEGRFREDLYYRIGVVTVTLPPLRNRGDDVMLLANFFLKRCVNEFKKKIKGFSETSREYIENYGWPGNVRELENKVQRAVLMASGAVIEPDDLGFTERPSARKAGIGEVTTLREAREQVEREMIRGAITNSKGNIAKAAEELGISRPTLYDLMRKHGINA